The following proteins are co-located in the Gloeocapsa sp. PCC 7428 genome:
- the rplD gene encoding 50S ribosomal protein L4 has product MVECVVKNWQGEEVGQAALDLQVANEKSAAHIVHRALVRQTTNARQGTASSKTRAEVRGGGRKPWRQKGTGRARAGSIRSPLWRGGGVIFGPKPRDYEIKMNRKERRLALRTALVSRAEDMVVVEDFASELPRPKTKDLIAAIARWGIDTDTKVLLILPEMVETVYLSARNVAQVKLIAADQLNVYDLLNADRIVTTVAAIEKIQEVYGA; this is encoded by the coding sequence ATGGTAGAGTGTGTAGTAAAAAACTGGCAGGGAGAAGAGGTAGGGCAAGCAGCACTAGATTTGCAGGTCGCAAATGAAAAGAGTGCGGCGCATATAGTCCACCGAGCATTAGTACGGCAAACAACAAATGCCAGACAAGGCACAGCAAGCAGCAAAACTCGTGCAGAAGTCCGTGGCGGTGGTCGCAAACCTTGGCGGCAAAAAGGTACAGGTCGCGCGCGCGCTGGTTCGATCCGTTCGCCATTATGGCGTGGCGGTGGCGTCATCTTTGGTCCTAAGCCCAGAGATTATGAAATTAAGATGAATCGCAAAGAGCGACGGCTAGCTTTACGCACCGCTTTAGTAAGTCGGGCTGAAGATATGGTCGTTGTGGAAGACTTTGCAAGTGAGCTACCCAGACCAAAGACTAAAGACTTAATCGCAGCGATCGCGCGCTGGGGAATCGATACAGATACCAAAGTTTTGTTGATTTTACCAGAAATGGTAGAAACAGTTTACTTATCGGCGCGTAACGTAGCTCAAGTCAAGCTGATCGCTGCGGATCAGTTAAATGTTTACGACCTGTTGAACGCCGACCGGATCGTGACGACGGTAGCTGCTATTGAAAAGATTCAGGAGGTCTACGGTGCCTAA
- the rplC gene encoding 50S ribosomal protein L3 — protein sequence MAVGILGTKLGMTQVFDEAGKAIPVTVVQAGPCTVTQIKTKQTDGYAAIQVGYKEVKPKALNKPLLGHLAKSSAPSLRHLREYHLDNSSEYNLGQEIKADIFTAGQMVDVIGTSIGRGFAGYQKRHNFGRGPMSHGSKNHRLPGSIGAGTTPGRVYPGKKMAGRLGGKRVTIPQLTVVKVDSERNILLIKGAVPGKPGALLNIVPAKRGSQK from the coding sequence GTGGCTGTAGGTATCCTCGGCACAAAGCTGGGCATGACCCAAGTGTTTGACGAGGCAGGAAAAGCAATTCCTGTAACTGTAGTTCAAGCCGGTCCATGCACAGTTACGCAAATCAAAACTAAACAAACAGATGGTTACGCTGCTATCCAAGTTGGCTATAAAGAAGTCAAGCCGAAAGCGCTTAACAAACCCTTGTTAGGTCATCTGGCTAAATCTTCTGCTCCATCTTTACGCCATCTGCGCGAGTATCACTTAGATAATTCGAGTGAATACAATCTAGGTCAAGAAATTAAAGCAGACATATTTACCGCTGGGCAAATGGTCGATGTCATCGGTACAAGCATCGGTCGCGGTTTTGCTGGCTATCAAAAACGGCATAACTTCGGTCGCGGACCCATGTCGCATGGTTCTAAAAACCATCGATTACCTGGTTCAATTGGTGCGGGTACGACTCCAGGGCGTGTTTATCCTGGGAAAAAGATGGCAGGTCGTCTCGGTGGAAAACGCGTGACAATTCCTCAACTGACTGTCGTCAAAGTAGACTCTGAACGAAACATATTGCTAATCAAAGGAGCCGTTCCTGGTAAGCCTGGTGCTTTATTGAATATTGTGCCAGCTAAGCGAGGTAGTCAAAAGTAG
- a CDS encoding NAD(P)H-quinone oxidoreductase subunit N, producing MALIVIGNKFIKDLEKSGALGVYVPLEGGFEGRYQRRLRAAGYTTLHITARSLGDVAAYLTKVHGVRPPHLGKKSIGRGAAVGNIYYAPPIVNYHLQQLPPKSKGLVLWMIEGHMLSNQEIEYLAKLPSLEPRVKVVLERGGDRYFRWTPLKDTLPTSYQSA from the coding sequence ATGGCACTCATTGTTATCGGTAATAAATTTATTAAAGACTTAGAAAAGTCGGGCGCTCTTGGTGTTTATGTACCACTTGAGGGAGGCTTTGAAGGTCGCTATCAACGCCGACTACGGGCAGCAGGATATACTACATTGCATATTACGGCGCGGTCTTTGGGTGATGTCGCTGCCTATTTGACCAAAGTCCACGGAGTTAGACCGCCACATCTTGGTAAAAAAAGTATTGGTAGAGGTGCTGCGGTAGGAAACATTTATTATGCACCACCGATAGTCAATTATCATTTGCAACAATTACCGCCGAAGTCAAAAGGATTAGTGTTGTGGATGATTGAGGGGCATATGTTGTCTAATCAGGAAATTGAGTACTTAGCGAAATTACCAAGCTTAGAGCCACGGGTAAAAGTTGTACTTGAGCGGGGTGGCGATCGCTATTTCCGGTGGACGCCTTTAAAAGATACGTTACCGACAAGCTATCAAAGCGCTTAA
- a CDS encoding 50S ribosomal protein L23, protein MPKIDRRSLPDLVRRPILTEKATRLMEENKFTFEVTPKATKPQIKAAIEDLFEVKVVQVNTQQQPRKQRRVGKFIGFKPQYKKAIVTVATGEEDKIRKVLFPDV, encoded by the coding sequence GTGCCTAAAATTGATCGGCGATCGCTCCCTGATTTAGTACGTCGCCCCATCCTTACCGAAAAGGCGACGCGGCTGATGGAGGAAAACAAATTTACTTTTGAAGTCACGCCGAAAGCAACAAAACCACAAATCAAAGCGGCGATCGAAGACTTATTTGAAGTCAAAGTTGTTCAAGTTAACACTCAACAACAACCGCGCAAGCAGCGCCGTGTCGGAAAATTCATTGGTTTTAAGCCCCAATACAAGAAAGCTATTGTCACCGTAGCGACTGGGGAAGAAGACAAGATTAGAAAAGTCCTGTTCCCAGATGTTTAG